In Amphiura filiformis chromosome 2, Afil_fr2py, whole genome shotgun sequence, one DNA window encodes the following:
- the LOC140146179 gene encoding spermatogenesis-defective protein 39 homolog, with protein sequence MAVNFDEDEDDEYWSGRSRPKANLFDDDVKVDSRGMFGAIKKEAQSFDDHLTALGLGREEDETDDTITTDWKGNVVNEMSSKGSSHPKAGSQSHPALMTSSSGIQSARGTGGNVRISSSSVSYNKDSSSMSGFSDNLRPNFNTHTRSASFGTLGEKRPTVSNHSTPVSSNSASSTSLEEAVRREMKTPTNTDMAKLQAEIQSLNRRLKSAEKSRWAPLSVADTVTRIILGDRYSLEPYRSLKDKLALLDAAVGNHDGNAILVVVLFMRKTLSKTVFYEQLSKRPEAANQYIAYIKMHHEKRDSVATEMGHLCRLEEAAMWRYGTANLSSIPHARLKNLMECHGMWFERNPNLTEEATSMKEQIELLNKQLLVEATDDKNEREGRSPFKEMPRKANLYFQPLTTTLFYCSKYHYGESEVRQGVPLHLKREFQLSEKHYLLVALRARSMVKKWDDLEPLLTSKNWRGKARIKSVVKFEQVVNILVQNKAPPGIIDKFLRLVEDEETRMDMARKHKQHEVIIDTLFQMKDRQRLVEYQRHVPHRTDAARHIEDLLRNSGIKWKN encoded by the exons ATGGCTGTG AATTTTGACGAGGATGAAGATGATGAGTACTGGTCTGGGCGGAGTCGACCCAAAGCTAATCTGTTTGACGATGATGTCAAG gTGGACTCGCGTGGTATGTTTGGGGCAATCAAGAAAGAAGCCCAGTCGTTTGATGATCATTTAACAGCTCTAGGTCTTGGACGAGAGGAAGATGAAACTGATGATACAATTACCACAGACTGGAAGGGTAATGTTGTCAATG AAATGTCTAGCAAAGGCTCATCCCATCCAAAGGCAGGCAGCCAATCACATCCAGCATTGATGACATCATCATCAGGCATCCAATCAGCACGAGGCACTGGGGGTAACGTGAGGATATCATCATCATCTGTAAGCTACAATAAGGATAGCAGTAGCATGTCTGGTTTCAGTGATAATTTGAGGCCTAATTTCAACACACATACAAGATCAGCCAGTTTTGGTACATTGG GTGAGAAGAGGCCCACAGTGTCTAATCATTCAACACCTGTAAGCTCCAATAGTGCAAGCTCTACTTCACTAGAAGAAG ctgtGAGAAGAGAAATGAAAACTCCCACCAACACAGATATGGCTAAGTTGCAGGCTGAGATTCAGTCACTCAATAGGAGACTTAAG AGTGCTGAGAAATCTAGATGGGCCCCTCTCTCAGTGGCCGACACAGTGACACGTATCATATTGGGTGACCGATACTCACTGGAGCCATATCGGTCATTGAAGGACAAACTTGCTTTATTGGATGCAGCAGTGGGCAATCATGATGGGAATGCGATACTTGTG GTTGTGTTATTTATGAGGAAAACTCTAAGTAAGACGGTATTCTATGAGCAGCTGAGTAAAAGGCCAGAAGCAGCTAATCAGTACATCGCGTACATCAAGATGCACCACGAAAAGAGAGATTCGGTGGCTACAGAAATGGG ACATTTATGCAGATTGGAAGAAGCAGCG ATGTGGAGGTACGGTACAGCCAACCTGAGCTCAATACCGCATGCTAGACTCAAGAATCTAATGGAATGCCACGG TATGTGGTTTGAGAGGAATCCTAATTTAACAGAAGAAGCGACCAGCATGAAAGAACAGATAGAACTACTCAATAAACAGCTACTTGTGGAG GCCACAGATGACAAGAATGAGAGAGAAGGTCGTTCACCTTTTAAAGAGATGCCACGGAAAGCCAACCTGTACTTTCAACCTTTGACGACAACTCTGTTTTATTGTAGTAAATATCACTATGGGGAGAGTGAGGTAAGACAGGGTGT TCCCCTGCATCTTAAACGAGAATTTCAGCTCAGTGAAAAGCATTATTTATTGGTTGCTTTGAGGGCAAGGTCTATGGTCAAGAAATGGGACGATTTAGAACCGCTATTAACATCAAAG AATTGGCGTGGAAAAGCTAGGATAAAATCAGTCGTCAAATTTGAGCAAGTAGTCAATATATTGGTCCAAAACAAAGCGCCACCTGGG ATTATAGATAAATTTTTGCGTCTTGTGGAAGACGAGGAAACAAGGATGGACATGGCAAGGAAACACAAACAACATGAAGTCATTATAGATACTCTCTTCCAAATGAAAGACAGACAGAGACTAGTGGAGTACCAAAGACACGTGCCACACAGGACGGACGCAGCTAGGCATATAGAAGATCTTTTGCGTAATTca GGTATCAAATGGAAGAACTGA